A genomic region of Clostridia bacterium contains the following coding sequences:
- a CDS encoding TetR/AcrR family transcriptional regulator, whose protein sequence is MPEEPAKRPFLTRKEVLRVAAKLIRVHGYHGTSTQMIARELGVSKSTLFHHIGSKQDMLFEILREPMEEVYPRLQEIYRRPISATEKLRLAVSNHILGMAQNLEVVTVLLLERDCLDEPYREVLRPTRERYVQIFRDLIRDGVAGGEFRPVDPKIAAFAILGMCNWLVQWYNPQGEIPPEEIAKTYAEFAVRALQSDARRD, encoded by the coding sequence GTGCCAGAGGAACCCGCTAAGCGGCCGTTCTTAACCCGAAAAGAAGTACTTAGAGTAGCCGCCAAACTAATACGAGTCCACGGCTATCATGGAACCTCTACCCAGATGATCGCCCGTGAGCTCGGTGTTAGCAAGTCCACGCTATTTCACCATATCGGCAGCAAGCAAGACATGCTTTTTGAGATCCTTCGCGAACCGATGGAGGAGGTATATCCCCGCCTGCAGGAGATATACCGGCGGCCTATCTCCGCTACCGAGAAACTGAGGTTGGCCGTAAGCAATCACATTCTGGGTATGGCTCAGAACCTGGAAGTGGTCACCGTCCTACTCCTGGAGCGAGACTGTCTTGACGAGCCCTACCGAGAGGTGCTAAGGCCGACGCGGGAAAGGTATGTACAAATCTTTCGGGACCTTATTCGGGATGGTGTGGCCGGCGGGGAGTTTCGGCCGGTGGATCCCAAGATAGCCGCCTTCGCGATTCTCGGGATGTGTAATTGGCTGGTTCAATGGTATAACCCCCAAGGCGAGATTCCTCCTGAAGAAATAGCCAAGACCTATGCCGAGTTCGCAGTACGGGCCCTTCAATCGGATGCACGACGGGACTAG
- a CDS encoding TRAP transporter large permease subunit, giving the protein MLTGLYSMVITTMCARNPRLGPAAPRFSLRERMKSLRGVSGALVLFIIGNGRSPFRSMYAYGGWRLGALGWGLVLLLLKRRSDTRLIVLALKSATATTCTVLTITIGAMMFSQFLAVAGFSGVFREWVGQLPFSAHVVMVGILLLYIALGCVMDALSMQLLTVPIIFPVIMALGFNPIWFGVICVLTGEMGLITPPVGMVSYMVSGITGTPLEEVFRGILPFFVAMCAGLVLLCLVPQIATFLPTVLRP; this is encoded by the coding sequence ATGTTGACCGGTCTGTATTCTATGGTCATCACCACCATGTGTGCCCGTAACCCCCGGCTTGGTCCCGCCGCTCCCCGCTTCTCGTTGCGAGAGCGCATGAAGTCCCTCCGAGGGGTGTCCGGGGCTCTGGTGCTGTTCATAATTGGTAATGGGCGGTCTCCTTTTAGGAGTATGTACGCCTACGGAGGCTGGCGCCTTGGGGCCCTGGGGTGGGGGCTAGTACTTCTGCTGCTCAAGCGAAGATCCGATACGCGCCTTATTGTTCTTGCCCTAAAGTCAGCCACGGCCACTACCTGTACGGTATTGACAATTACCATCGGCGCCATGATGTTTAGTCAGTTTTTGGCCGTGGCCGGTTTCTCAGGGGTGTTCAGGGAGTGGGTAGGGCAGTTGCCGTTCTCGGCGCATGTGGTTATGGTCGGCATATTGCTCCTGTACATAGCTCTGGGATGCGTAATGGACGCCCTTTCCATGCAGCTACTAACGGTACCCATAATCTTTCCGGTGATTATGGCCCTAGGCTTCAACCCAATATGGTTCGGCGTGATTTGCGTTTTGACCGGCGAAATGGGGCTCATAACACCTCCGGTAGGCATGGTCTCCTACATGGTGAGCGGCATAACTGGGACCCCCTTAGAAGAAGTTTTCCGAGGCATATTACCCTTCTTTGTAGCAATGTGCGCCGGACTAGTGTTGTTGTGCCTCGTTCCCCAAATCGCCACCTTTCTACCCACTGTGCTGAGGCCTTAA
- a CDS encoding TRAP transporter large permease subunit — MKGGSARFGKWVGRVRGGLAVATQLASATFGACCGVSVAGAAAMGSVAYPEMVRLGYSPRLASGSIAPGGGLSSLIPPSLAFIMYGVLTNTPFPDFL; from the coding sequence TTGAAGGGGGGATCTGCCCGATTCGGCAAATGGGTTGGTCGCGTGCGCGGCGGCTTGGCCGTAGCCACCCAGTTGGCGTCCGCCACTTTTGGGGCCTGCTGCGGGGTCAGCGTGGCCGGAGCGGCGGCTATGGGTTCGGTGGCCTATCCGGAAATGGTACGGCTGGGGTACAGCCCGCGATTGGCTAGCGGTAGTATCGCTCCGGGAGGAGGGTTGAGCAGCCTGATCCCGCCCAGCCTGGCCTTCATCATGTACGGCGTGCTTACCAATACTCCATTTCCCGACTTTTTATAG